A single Saccharomyces paradoxus chromosome II, complete sequence DNA region contains:
- the MMS4 gene encoding Mms4p (Subunit of structure-specific Mms4p-Mus81p endonuclease~similar to YBR098W): protein MSRLVDFIEDKDSKNDASIQILDGPSNVEIIALSESIDQDECEKLYESSADMIPSSPQGRSRVSNNVEIIDLNKSIELSAPFFQDISTGKLDDYSTTVNSSTASTLRNGNDAIGNAKKLLDDLISDEWSADIESSGKKQNEHQYNLKNIAEKWGVQSFKNPEPIATDREYKAKKIEETNNDINGSPKSQVGAADILFDFPLSPVKYEDPTEKKHTSVANHNSSLDDSLAPVAKRSYDEVLKVVTKGTHEEAEDEQGHLPNKKKRTIALSRTLINSIKPPDTVELNLSRFLDSSDSITTDVLSTPSKDANIVRTGSQPIFGHPNRCQEARRSKTFTAEDSQCTKNTAREVSQLESYIAYGQYYTREESRNKIRHLLKENKNAFKRVNQIYRDNIKARSQIIVEFSPSLLQLFQKGMSDLQQQLAPAVVQSSYNDSMPLLRFLRKCDSIYDFNNDFYYPCDPKIVEENISILYYDAQEFFEEYTSQKKKLYRKIRFFSKNGKHVILILSDLNKLKRAIFQLENEKYKARVEQRLSGTEEALRPRSKKSSQVGKLGIKKFDLEQRLRFIDREWHVKVHTVNSHMEFINSLPNLVSLIGKQRMDPAIRYMKYAHLNVKSAQDSTETLKKTFHQIGRMPEMKANNVVSIYPSFQSLFEDIQKGRLQSDNEGKYLMTETVEKRLYKLFTSTDPNDAIE from the coding sequence ATGAGCCGGCTGGTTGATTTTATTGAAGAcaaagattcaaaaaacGATGCCAGCATTCAGATTCTCGATGGTCCTTCAAATGTTGAGATTATCGCCCTGTCGGAATCAATAGATCAAGATGAGTGTGAAAAACTGTATGAAAGCTCTGCGGACATGATTCCATCATCACCGCAAGGAAGATCCCGTGTTTCGAACAATGTTGAAATTATTGACCTAAACAAATCTATTGAACTTTCGGCACCGTTCTTCCAAGATATCAGTACAGGAAAACTAGATGATTATTCCACAACAGTAAATTCCAGCACAGCTTCGACTCTgagaaatggaaatgatGCAATAGGGAACGCAAAGAAGCTTTTAGATGATCTTATAAGTGACGAATGGTCAGCTGATATTGAGTCAAGTGGAAAGAAGCAAAACGAACACCAATataatttgaagaacaTTGCAGAGAAATGGGGAGTACAGTCTTTTAAAAATCCAGAGCCTATTGCCACCGACCGCGAATataaagcaaaaaaaatcgaagaAACTAATAATGACATTAATGGTAGTCCGAAATCACAGGTAGGGGCAGCAGATATACTGTTCGATTTTCCGCTGTCTCCAGTAAAATATGAGGATCcaactgaaaaaaagcaCACTTCGGTCGCTAACCACAATTCTTCACTAGATGATAGCCTGGCACCCGTAGCAAAACGAAGTTATGATGAAGTTCTGAAAGTCGTGACAAAAGGAACACACGAGGAAGCTGAGGACGAGCAAGGGCATCTTCCgaataaaaagaagagaaccATAGCGTTATCAAGAACGCTAATTAACAGCATTAAACCACCTGATACGGTAGAACTAAATCTTTCTAGATTTCTTGACTCCTCAGATAGTATTACTACTGATGTTCTTTCAACCCCTTCCAAGGATGCTAACATAGTAAGGACAGGTAGTCAGCCAATTTTTGGACACCCTAATCGTTGTCAGGAAGCAAGACGCTCGAAGACGTTCACAGCTGAGGATAGCCAATGTACTAAAAATACTGCCAGAGAGGTATCACAACTAGAAAGTTATATTGCTTATGGGCAGTATTATACAAGAGAAGAGtcaagaaacaaaatacgacatttattaaaagagaacaaaaatgCTTTCAAGCGAGTTAACCAAATATATCGAGATAATATAAAAGCGCGCTCCCAAATAATTGTAGAGTTTTCACCGAGTCTTCTCCAGTTATTTCAAAAGGGAATGAGTGATTTACAACAACAGTTGGCACCAGCAGTTGTGCAATCAAGCTATAACGACTCTATGCCGCTTTTAAGATTTCTTCGAAAATGTGACAGTATTTACGATTTCAATAACGATTTCTATTACCCCTGTGATCcaaaaattgttgaagaaaacatttCGATTCTATATTATGATGCACAAGAGTTTTTCGAGGAATATACTtcacaaaagaagaaattatatAGGAAGATACGATTTTTTTCGAAGAACGGAAAACATGTGATTCTTATACTAAGCGATTTGAATAAACTCAAAAGAGCTATTTTCCAGTTAGAAAATGAGAAGTACAAAGCTAGGGTAGAACAACGATTGTCAGGAACGGAAGAAGCCTTAAGACCCAGAAGTAAAAAATCCAGCCAGGTTGGAAAATTAgggataaaaaaatttgatttaGAGCAACGACTACGCTTTATTGATAGAGAATGGCATGTCAAAGTACACACTGTAAATTCGCATATGGAGTTTATTAATTCTCTCCCAAATTTAGTGTCATTAATTGGAAAGCAGCGCATGGATCCTGCAATCAGATATATGAAATATGCTCATTTGAATGTAAAATCAGCTCAGGATAGTACAGAAACGTTGAAGAAAACCTTTCATCAGATAGGGAGAATGCCTGAAATGAAAGCGAATAATGTCGTGAGTATATACCCCAGTTTTCAATCACTGTTTGAAGATATTCAAAAGGGAAGACTACAGTCTGACAATGAAGGTAAGTACTTGATGACTGAAACAGTAGAAAAAAGACTGTACAAACTATTTACTAGTACTGATCCTAATGATGCTATTGAATGA
- the FES1 gene encoding Hsp70 nucleotide exchange factor FES1 (Hsp70 (Ssa1p) nucleotide exchange factor~similar to YBR101C) — translation MEKLLQWSIANSQGDKEAMARAGQPDPKLLQQLFGGGGPDDPTLMKESMAVIMNPEVDIETKLVAFDNFEMLIENLDNANNIENLKLWKPLLDVLIQTKEEELRAAALSIIGTAVQNNVDSQNNFMKYDNGLRSLIEIASDKTKPLDVRTKAFYALSNLIRNHKDISDKFFKLNGLDCIAPVLSDATAKPKLKMRAIALLTAYLSSVKIDENVISVLRKDGVVESTIECLSDESNLNIIDRVLSFLSHLISSGIKFNEQELHKLSEGYKHIEPLKDRLNEDDYLAVKYVL, via the coding sequence atgGAAAAACTATTACAGTGGTCTATTGCGAACTCCCAAGGCGACAAAGAAGCTATGGCCAGGGCCGGTCAACCAGATCCTAAATTGCTACAGCAGTTATTTGGTGGTGGCGGTCCTGATGACCCAActttaatgaaagaatCCATGGCTGTTATAATGAACCCAGAGGTTGACATAGAAACAAAACTCGTTGCGTTTGACAATTTCGAAATGCTAATCGAGAACTTAGATAATGCTAATAATATcgaaaatttaaaattgtGGAAGCCATTATTGGATGTTCTCATTCAGACtaaggaagaagaactaCGTGCTGCTGCTTTATCCATCATAGGTACGGCCGTGCAAAATAACGTGGACTCgcaaaataatttcatGAAGTATGACAACGGTCTGCGAAGCCTTATTGAAATAGCCAGCGACAAGACAAAGCCACTTGACGTGAGAACAAAAGCGTTTTACGCCCTATCCAATCTAATAAGAAACCACAAAGATATTTCAGATAAGTTTTTTAAGTTAAATGGGCTTGACTGCATAGCGCCTGTATTAAGTGACGCCACCGCAAAACCAAAACTGAAAATGAGAGCCATTGCACTATTAACTGCATATTTGTCATCTGTTAagattgatgaaaatgtaATCAGTGTGCTAAGAAAGGATGGAGTAGTTGAAAGTACGATTGAGTGCTTGTCTGACGAGAGTAACTTGAACATCATAGATAGAGTtctgtcttttctttctcacCTGATATCTTCCGGAATAAAATttaatgaacaagaattgCACAAATTGAGTGAGGGATATAAACATATCGAGCCTCTAAAAGACAGACTTAATGAAGACGATTATTTAGCCGTAAAGTATGTATTATGA
- the EXO84 gene encoding exocyst subunit EXO84 (Exocyst subunit with dual roles in exocytosis and spliceosome assembly~similar to YBR102C), which yields MVEFSLKKARNNWKHVKKSASSPAKQKAPPSPAKSKQRTKKNPYSDLKDPATSYTLPTINARERNRVATSMQRRLSIHNTNYAPPTLDYSMPLPDIPNMTVPNDNMDSSHNNSSFTTENESVSSRGPSNSLNPSTADLSLNESSYNKVPARSAMRNTIMPSSSNDLFNNSTSLRKMLANPRFNAKDFVHDKLGNASAITIDKFTSNLTDLSIQVQEEVKLNINKSYNEIMTVNNDLNVAMLELKRVRANINDLNEILDQCTKIAEKRLQLQNEIDKERQGNFNNVESHTSSPALLPPLKAGQNGNLMRRDRSSVFILEKFWDTELDQLFKNVEGAQKFINSTKGRHILMNSANWMELNTTTGKPLQMVQIFILNDLVLIADKSRDKQNDFIVSQCYPLKDVTVTQEEFSSKRLLFKFSNSNSSLYECREADECSRLLDVIRKAKDDLCDIFHVEEENSKRIRESFRYLQSTQQTPGRENNRSPNKNKRRSMGGSITPGRNMTGAVDQYLLQNLTLSMHSRPRSRDMSSIAQRLRFLDEGVEEIDIELARLRFESAVETLLDIESQLEDLSERISDEELMLRNLISLKIEQRRDAISSKLSQSILSSNEIVHLKNGTENMIKLGLPEQALDLFLQNRSNFIQDLILQIGSVDNPTNYLTQLAVIRFQTIKKTVEDFQGIFKELGAKISSILVDWCSDEVDNHFKLIDKQLLNDEMLSPSSIKSSRRQIDGLKAVGLDFVYKLDEFIKKNSDKIR from the coding sequence ATGGTtgagttttctttgaaaaaggccAGAAACAATTGGAAGCATGTAAAGAAATCTGCGAGCTCTCCTGCTAAGCAAAAGGCTCCTCCATCGCCTGCCAAGTCTAAGCaaaggacaaaaaaaaaccctTATAGTGATCTCAAGGACCCTGCTACCAGTTACACATTACCAACAATCAATGCGAGGGAGAGAAATAGGGTGGCTACTTCAATGCAGAGAAGGCTATCAATTCATAACACGAACTATGCTCCACCAACACTTGATTACTCAATGCCCCTTCCTGATATACCAAATATGACAGTTCCCAATGATAACATGGATAGCAGTCATAACAATAGCAGTTTCACCACGGAGAATGAATCGGTAAGTTCTAGAGGCCCTTCCAATAGCCTAAATCCTTCCACTGCCGATCTCTCCCTGAATGAAAGCTCATATAATAAGGTGCCTGCTAGATCAGCAATGAGAAATACTATAATGCCTTCCAGTAGTAAtgatcttttcaataatagCACGTCGCTTAGGAAAATGTTGGCAAACCCGCGTTTTAATGCTAAAGATTTCGTCCATGATAAGCTAGGAAATGCGAGTGCCATTActattgataaatttacTTCAAATCTGACTGATTTATCGATACaagttcaagaagaagtaaaGTTAAACATCAATAAATCATATAACGAAATTATGACGGTAAACAACGACTTAAATGTTGCTATGTTGGAGCTCAAAAGGGTCAGAGCAAATATAAATGACCTAAACGAGATTTTGGATCAGTGCACCAAAATAGCTGAAAAAAGGTTACAAttgcaaaatgaaatagATAAAGAAAGGCAAGGTAATTTTAATAATGTCGAAAGTCATACTAGTAGCCCAGCGTTGCTTCCGCCCCTAAAAGCAGGACAAAATGGAAATCTCATGAGAAGGGACAGATCTAGCGTCTTTATACTAGAGAAATTCTGGGATACTGAACTGGATCAGTTATTTAAGAACGTCGAAGGTGCTCAGAAGTTTATAAATTCTACGAAAGGAAGACATATTTTAATGAACAGTGCTAATTGGATGGAGTTGAACACTACCACTGGTAAACCCTTACAGATGgtacaaatttttattttgaatgatttAGTCCTTATCGCCGATAAATCAAGAGATAAACAGAATGACTTTATAGTGAGCCAATGCTATCCTTTAAAGGATGTCACCGTCACTCAAGAGGAGTTTTCCAGTAAGAGGctacttttcaaatttagCAATTCGAATTCAAGTTTGTACGAATGTAGGGAAGCAGATGAATGCTCTAGGTTGTTGGACGTTATAAGAAAGGCTAAGGATGATTTATGTGACATTTTCCAtgtagaagaagagaactCTAAACGTATTAGAGAATCCTTTAGATATTTACAATCTACGCAACAAACTCCAGGTAGAGAAAACAACAGAAGTcccaacaaaaacaaaagacGTAGTATGGGGGGCTCAATAACGCCTGGCCGGAATATGACAGGTGCAGTGGATCAATATCTTTTACAGAACCTGACTTTATCAATGCATTCGAGACCAAGGTCTAGAGACATGAGTTCAATCGCCCAGAGGCTTAGATTTCTTGATGAAGGCGTGGAAGAGATAGATATTGAATTAGCTAGACTTAGATTTGAGAGCGCTGTCGAAACATTATTGGATATTGAATCACAACTTGAGGATCTCTCCGAAAGAATTTCCGATGAAGAGCTGATGTTACGTAATCTGATATCCTTGAAAATCGAACAAAGACGAGACGCCATTTCTAGCAAACTCTCTCAGAGCATCTTGTCATCCAATGAAATAGtgcatttgaaaaatggtacTGAAAATATGATTAAGCTGGGACTGCCGGAGCAAGCTCTTGATCTATTCCTACAAAATAGATCTAATTTCATTCAAGATCTAATTTTACAGATCGGATCAGTGGACAATCCTACAAATTATTTGACTCAGTTAGCTGTTATTAGATTTCAAACCATCAAAAAAACGGTGGAAGACTTCCAGGGTATTTTCAAGGAGCTTGGAGCTAAGATCTCTTCTATCTTGGTGGATTGGTGTAGCGATGAAGTGGATAACCATTTCAAATTGATAGATAAGCAACTACTGAACGACGAAATGCTATCACCAAGCTCCATTAAGTCATCGAGAAGGCAGATAGATGGATTAAAAGCGGTAGGTTTGGATTTTGTCTACAAATTGGACGAgtttatcaaaaagaacAGTGATAAAATTCGTTAA
- the SIF2 gene encoding Sif2p (WD40 repeat-containing subunit of Set3C histone deacetylase complex~similar to YBR103W), translated as MSITSEELNYLIWRYCQEMGHEVSALALQDETRVLEFDERYKEHIPLGTLVNLVQRGILYTESELMVDSKGDISSLDEHHLSEDFNLVQALQVDKEKFPEISSEGRFALETNSENNKPAEDGTSAAERTSNEDDTASIGTNDNLDGFVKTLREIVKLDNIVSSTWNPLDESILAYGEKDSVAKLAKIKETHREEEKHWELIVIAELRHPFALSASSGKTTNQVTCLAWSYDGNSIVTGVENGELRLWNKAGALQNVLNFHRAPIVSVKWNKDGTHFISMDVENVTILWNVLSGTVMQHFELRENGSSSTNADNNSGEDSLGVDVEWVDDDKFVIPGPKGTIFVYQITEKTPIGKLIGHQGPISVLEFNDSNKLLLSASDDGTLRIWHGGNGNSQNCFYGHSQSIVSASWVGDDRVISCSMDGSVRLWSLKENMLLALSIVDGVPIFVGRISQDGEKYAVAFMDGQVNVYDLKKLNSKSQNFMQQPSYNGNSNGISIPIPIPLYASYQSSEDNDYIFDLSWNRAGDKISVAYSLQEGSVVAI; from the coding sequence ATGAGTATAACAAGTGAGGAACTCAACTATTTGATTTGGAGATATTGTCAAGAGATGGGGCATGAGGTGAGTGCATTGGCATTGCAGGACGAAACAAGAGTATTGGAGTTTGATGAGAGGTATAAAGAGCACATTCCTTTAGGTACActggtaaatctagtacAAAGAGGGATCCTGTATACAGAGAGCGAGTTAATGGTTGATAGTAAAGGTGATATCAGCTCTTTAGATGAACATCACCTTTCTGAAGACTTCAATTTGGTTCAGGCGTTGCAAgtagataaagaaaaattccCTGAAATCTCTTCTGAAGGAAGGTTTGCCTTGGAAACCAACTCCGAGAATAATAAACCGGCCGAGGATGGCACTAGTGCTGCTGAAAGAACAAGCAATGAGGACGATACTGCTTCTATCGGCACTAATGATAACTTAGACGGATTTGTCAAAACACTGAGGGAGATAGTAAAATTAGATAATATCGTTTCCTCCACTTGGAATCCACTGGATGAATCTATACTTGCATACGGTGAAAAGGATTCCGTTGCAAAATTAGCCaagataaaagaaactcatcgagaagaagaaaaacactGGGAACTCATAGTAATAGCAGAATTGAGACATCCTTTTGCCCTAAGTGCAAGCAGTGGTAAAACAACAAATCAAGTTACATGTCTTGCTTGGTCATACGACGGTAATTCAATCGTAACAGGCGTAGAAAATGGTGAGTTAAGATTATGGAACAAGGCAGGTGCACTTCAGAACGTTTTGAATTTTCATAGAGCACCCATAGTATCCGTCAAATGGAACAAAGATGGAACACATTTCATTTCCATGGACGTAGAAAACGTCACAATACTCTGGAATGTTTTAAGCGGGACCGTTATGCAGCACTTTGAATTGAGAGAAAACGGCAGTTCTTCTACTAACGCAGACAACAATAGTGGTGAAGATTCACTTGGTGTCGATGTTGAATGGGTAGATGATGACAAATTTGTCATTCCTGGTCCCAAAGGTACTATATTCGTATATCAAATTACAGAAAAGACACCTATTGGTAAGCTTATTGGACATCAGGGGCCTATCAGCGTTTTGGAGTTCAATGACAGCAATAAGCTCTTACTTAGTGCCTCGGACGATGGTACTCTAAGAATATGGCATGGTGGTAATGGCAATTCCCAGAATTGCTTCTATGGACATTCACAGAGCATAGTATCCGCATCATGGGTTGGTGATGACAGGGTAATATCATGTTCGATGGATGGCTCCGTTCGCTTATGGTCGTTGAAGGAAAATATGCTATTGGCTCTATCGATCGTGGATGGTGTCCccatttttgttggaaGAATATCACAAGATGGAGAAAAATATGCAGTTGCCTTCATGGACGGACAAGTAAACGTCTacgatttgaaaaagctgAACAGCAAGTCACAAAACTTTATGCAGCAACCATCGTACAATGGTAACAGTAATGGTATTTCGATTCCAATACCCATTCCTCTCTACGCTAGCTACCAAAGTAGCGAAGACAACGATTACATATTTGACCTGTCATGGAACCGTGCAGGAGACAAGATTTCTGTAGCATACTCGCTTCAAGAGGGTTCAGTTGTAGCCATATAA
- the YMC2 gene encoding organic acid transporter (mitochondrial inner membrane transporter~similar to YBR104W), producing MSEEFPTPQLLDELEDPQKSTTSNEKKELSSNRVLKDIFAGTVGGIAQVLVGQPFDTTKVRLQTATTRTTTLEVLRNLVKNEGVFAFYKGALTPLLGVGICVSVQFGVNEAMKRFFQNYNASKNPNMSPQDVDLSRSNTLPLSQYYICGLTGGVVNSFLASPIEQIRIRLQTQTSNGGDREFKGPWDCIKKLKAQGGLMRGLFPTMIRAGHGLGTYFLVYEALVAREIGTGLTRNEIPPWKLCLFGAFSGTMLWLTVYPLDVVKSIIQNDDLRKPKYKNSISYVAKTIYAKEGIRAFFKGFGPTMVRSAPVNGATFLTFELVMRFLGEE from the coding sequence ATGAGTGAAGAATTCCCTACGCCGCAACTCCTGGACGAGTTGGAAGATCCGCAGAAAAGTACTACATCGAACGAGAAGAAAGAGTTAAGTTCTAATCGTGTATTGAAGGATATTTTTGCCGGTACTGTCGGCGGTATTGCACAAGTTCTTGTAGGGCAACCATTTGATACAACAAAAGTTAGACTTCAAACGGCCACTACGAGGACAACAACGTTGGAGGTACTGCGTAACCTAGTAAAGAATGAGGGTGTATTTGCGTTCTACAAAGGTGCATTAACACCATTGTTGGGTGTTGGTATATGTGTCTCGGTACAATTTGGTGTGAATGAGGCcatgaaaagatttttccaaaattaCAACGCTTCTAAGAACCCGAATATGAGCCCACAAGACGTAGATCTTTCACGTTCAAATACTTTGCCACTATCCCAGTACTACATTTGTGGGTTGACAGGTGGTGTGGTCAATTCGTTCTTGGCATCGCCCATTGAACAAATAAGAATTCGTTTACAGACACAAACATCAAATGGTGGAGACAGAGAATTCAAAGGTCCCTGGGACTGTATTAAGAAACTGAAGGCTCAAGGTGGACTAATGAGAGGTTTATTTCCGACAATGATAAGAGCCGGACATGGCCTTGGTACATATTTCCTTGTGTACGAAGCATTGGTTGCCAGAGAAATCGGTACCGGCTTAACACGAAACGAAATCCCGCCTTGGAAATTATGTTTATTCGGTGCATTTTCCGGGACAATGTTGTGGTTGACAGTATATCCGTTGGACGTGGTGAAATCCATTATACAAAACGATGACCTACGAAAACCTAAATATAAGAACTCCATTTCCTACGTAGCAAAGACGATTTATGCAAAAGAAGGTATCAgagcttttttcaaagggtTTGGACCAACAATGGTTAGATCCGCACCCGTTAATGGTGCTACATTCCTGACGTTTGAATTAGTCATGAGATTTCTGGGGGAAGAGTAG
- the VID24 gene encoding glucose-induced degradation complex subunit VID24 (GID Complex regulatory subunit~similar to YBR105C) codes for MINDPKVDSVAEKSKTVTSKHAEQAASPEQTPVPPAFKQQYPITFNLTSTAPFHLHDRHRYLQEQDLYKCASRDSLSSLQQLAHTPNGSTRKKYIVEDQSPYCPEDPSILTSSYNHTICTNYLRPRMQFTGYQISGYKRYQVTVNLKTVDLPTKECTSLSPHLSGFLSIRGLTNQHPEISTYFEAYAVNHKELGFLSSSWEDEPVLNEYKATDQTDLEHWINFPSFRQLFLMSQQNNLNSVDDNAVTSAVRKSQPPQQLPSTPSTDAGNISRIFSQEKLFDNYLNERFIFMKWKEKFLVPDALLMEGVDGASYDGFYYIVHDQVSGNIQGFYYHQDAEKFQQLELVPSLKNKVETSDCSFEFA; via the coding sequence ATGATTAATGATCCTAAGGTAGACAGTGTAGCGGAGAAATCCAAAACTGTGACTTCTAAGCATGCGGAGCAAGCGGCTTCGCCAGAGCAAACACCAGTTCCCCCTGCTTTTAAGCAGCAGTATCCGATCACGTTCAACTTGACTTCGACTGCACCCTTTCATCTTCATGACCGTCATCGTTACTTGCAAGAGCAAGATCTTTACAAGTGCGCCTCTAGGGATTCGTTGTCTTCCCTACAGCAACTCGCCCATACACCTAATGGGTCGACCAGGAAGAAATACATTGTTGAGGATCAGTCTCCGTATTGTCCGGAAGATCCAAGCATCCTGACTTCTTCTTATAACCACACGATTTGCACAAACTACCTAAGACCAAGAATGCAGTTTACAGGGTATCAGATATCGGGATATAAACGCTATCAGGTCACAGTTAACTTGAAAACGGTAGATTTGCCAACGAAAGAATGCACGTCACTGTCTCCTCATTTGTCTGGATTTTTGTCGATAAGAGGGCTTACCAACCAACACCCGGAAATCAGTACATATTTTGAAGCCTACGCGGTAAATCACAAAGAACTGGGTTTTCTGTCCTCCAGTTGGGAAGACGAACCTGTATTAAACGAATATAAAGCTACAGATCAAACTGACTTGGAACACTGGATAAATTTCCCCTCCTTTAGACAACTTTTTCTAATGAGCCAACAAAATAATCTCAACTCAGTTGATGATAATGCTGTTACGAGTGCGGTTAGGAAGTCACAACCACCGCAACAACTTCCCAGTACACCAAGCACAGATGCTGGTAACATATCAAGAATTTTCAGCCAGGAGAAGCTATTTGACAATTACTTGAACGAGAGATTTATATTCATGAAatggaaggaaaaatttttggtacCAGATGCCTTGCTGATGGAGGGCGTAGACGGCGCATCTTACGACGGATTTTATTACATTGTCCATGACCAAGTTAGTGGTAACATTCAAGGGTTTTACTATCATCAGGATGCTGAAAAGTTTCAACAACTCGAATTGGTACCATCGCTGAAAAACAAAGTCGAGACCAGTGATTGTTCTTTTGAGTTTGCTTGA
- the SND3 gene encoding Snd3p (Probable membrane protein~similar to YBR106W), protein MNPQVSNIIIMLVMMQLSRRIDMEDPTIIMYIRILYCSSIGISWIIYQMARKRIVAKNDMTTMKYVEPGNAMSGEGEKLQVTTVRDYDLKEIDGAIKSIYTGMAMMGFMHLYLKYTNPLFMQSISPVKSALEHNEVKIHLFGKPATGDLKRPFKAPSLFGGMGQSGPKTDKKSIEEAERAGNAGVKAE, encoded by the coding sequence ATGAACCCTCAAGTCAGtaacatcatcatcatgTTGGTCATGATGCAACTCTCCCGTCGTATAGACATGGAGGACCCAACCATCATCATGTACATTAGAATCCTATACTGTTCTTCCATTGGTATCTCCTGGATCATCTACCAAATGGCCAGAAAGAGAATTGTCGCTAAAAACGACATGACCACCATGAAGTACGTCGAACCCGGTAATGCCATGTCCGGCGAAGGTGAGAAACTGCAAGTTACTACCGTCAGAGACTACgatttgaaggaaataGACGGTGCTATCAAGTCTATCTACACTGGTATGGCTATGATGGGTTTCATGCATTTGTACTTGAAATACACCAACCCATTGTTTATGCAATCCATTTCTCCGGTGAAAAGCGCTCTGGAACACAACGAAGTGAAAATCCATCTTTTCGGTAAGCCTGCCACTGGCGATTTGAAGAGACCATTCAAAGCTCCATCTTTGTTTGGTGGTATGGGTCAAAGTGGTCCAAAGACCGACAAGAAATCTATTGAAGAAGCTGAAAGAGCTGGTAACGCTGGTGTTAAGGCTGAATGA
- the IML3 gene encoding Iml3p (Outer kinetochore protein and component of the Ctf19 complex~similar to YBR107C), whose protein sequence is MPYTWKFLGISKQLSLENGMAQLNQLLNLEVDLDVQTIQVPSDPDGASTTDEYIRYEMRLDTSNLDEDTYSKFIFLGSSKMEVPMFLCYCGTDNRNEVVLQWLKAEYGIIMWPISFDQATMIRLADASIVHVTKENLEQITWFSSKLYFEPATQDKNLRQFNIEIPRESCQGLALGHGNTMHPYNDAIVPYIYSETGMAVGRLPLTSIILAGHTKIMREFIVTSTRTLRNRVLAVVLQSIQFASE, encoded by the coding sequence ATGCCTTATACTTGGAAGTTTTTGGGGATCAGCAAGCAACTTTCACTGGAAAATGGTATGGCACAATTGAACCAATTGCTAAACCTAGAAGTGGATTTAGACGTTCAAACAATTCAAGTCCCCAGCGACCCTGATGGTGCTTCCACCACGGACGAGTATATTCGTTACGAAATGAGGTTGGACACCTCTAATTTGGATGAGGACACTTACTCTAAgttcattttcttgggGAGCTCAAAAATGGAAGTACCGATGTTTCTGTGCTATTGCGGGACAGACAACCGTAATGAAGTGGTATTACAGTGGCTGAAGGCGGAGTACGGCATCATAATGTGGCCAATCAGTTTTGATCAGGCAACCATGATAAGGTTAGCAGACGCTAGCATAGTGCACGTGACGAAGGAGAACCTCGAACAAATTACCTGGTTTAGCTCAAAATTATATTTCGAGCCAGCAACACAAGACAAAAACTTGCGGCAATTCAACATAGAAATACCTAGAGAGAGCTGTCAGGGCTTGGCTCTTGGCCATGGCAACACTATGCACCCGTATAACGATGCAATTGTTCCCTACATTTATAGTGAGACGGGGATGGCTGTGGGAAGACTACCCTTGACTTCCATCATATTGGCGGGCCACACGAAAATAATGAGAGAATTCATTGTCACTTCAACACGAACTCTTAGAAATAGAGTTCTGGCAGTTGTACTTCAGTCGATCCAATTTGCCAGCGAATAA